The genomic DNA CAGTTCGTAGGCATCCATTAAACGATTTACTTCCCGCACCGTTTTGTTATACCGGTGCAGAATCCAGCGGTCAGCATCGGTCAGACCGCTGGACAGATCAACCTGGTCCACCGTAAAATCATCCAGGTTCATTAATACAAACCTGGAAGCATTCCAGATTTTGTTAGCAAAATTACGGCTGTTTTCCACACTCTCCTGGCGGAAGCGCTGGTCATTGCCGGGTCCCTGCCCGGTAATCAAAGTGAACCGCAGGGTATCTGCCCCGTACTCATCAATAATTTGCAGCGGGTCCACACCGTTCCCCAGGGATTTACTCATTTTACGTCCCTGAGCATCACGCACCAGTCCATGGATATATACGGTATGGAAAGGAATCTCCTCCATAAACTCCAGCCCCATAAAAATCATGCGGGCTACCCAGAAATAAATAATATCATAGCCGGTAACCAGCACATCGGTGGGGTAGAAATGTTTCAGGTCCTTTGTTTCATCGGGCCAACCCAAAGTGGAAAAAGGCCAGAGTGCAGAAGAGAACCAGGTATCCAACACATCGTCGTCCTGTACCAAAGAAGAGCTTCCACATTGCTTACAGCTTTGCGGCTCTTCTCTGGAAACAATTGTTTCGCCGCAGTCACAGTACCAGGCCGGAATGCGGTGCCCCCACCAAATCTGACGGGATATACACCAGTCCCGGATGTTTTCCACCCAGTTTAAATAAACCTTGGTAAACCGCTCCGGCACAAAACGGATGTCACCGTTTTTAACCCGTTCAATGGCCGGCTTGGCCAGAGGTTTCATGCGCACAAACCACTGTTTGGACAAAAGCGGTTCAATTACCGTACTGCAGCGCTGGCAGTGCCCCACCGCATGGGTGTGGTCTTCGGCTTTTAAAAGAACGCCGGCCTCTTTTAAGTCCGCCACCACCTGCTTGCGGGCCTCATAGCGGTCCAGCCCGGAATATTTTCCCGCCTCCTCGGTCATGGTGCCGTCATTACCGATAACCACCACCGAGGGAATGTTATGGCGCTCCGCCATGGCAAAATCATTAGGGTCATGAGCCGGTGTGATCTTTACCGCTCCACTGCCAAACTCCGGATCCACATAGTCATCGGCTATTACCGGAATGGGCCGGTTCATAAGCGGCAGCATTACTGTTTTGCCAATCAGATGCTGGTAGCGTGAATCCTGGGGATGAACCGCCACCGCCGTATCACCCAGCATGGTTTCCGGACGGGTAGTGGCCACCACCAGATGCTCATCGCTGTCTGTAAGGGGATAACGGATAAAGGTCAGTGCCCCTTCCTGGTCTTCATGTTCCACCTCAATATCGGAAAGGGCCGTGAGGCAGCGGGGGCACCAGTTAATAATATAATCACCACGGTAAATCAGGCCCCGTTCATACAGGGTAACAAAAACTTCGCGCACGGCGTGGGAACAGCCCTCATCCATGGTAAAACGCTCCCGCGACCAGTCGCAGGAAACACCAAGCTTCTGCAGCTGCCTGATGATGCGGGCATGGTACTCCTCTTTCCAGTCCCATACTTTATCAAGGAAAGCTTCCCGTCCCAAATCATAACGGGATACCCCATCGGCAGCCAGGTGTTCTTCCACCTTAATCTGGGTAGCAATACCGGCATGGTCGGTGCCGGGCAGCCACAGGGTATCAAAGTCCTGCATGCGCTTGCGACGGATTAAAATGTCCTGAATGGTATTATCCAGTGCATGTCCCATATGTAGTGTACCGGTTACATTGGGCGGGGGAATTACAATGGTAAAAGGTTCTTTGTCCGGATCACCCGGCGCCTGGAAATTGTTATTATCCAACCACTTTTGGTACAGCCTGTCCTCCACGTTGGCAGGATCATAAACAGGAGCAAGATTTTTATCGGGCATATAAAAAGCCTCCTAACTAAAAAACGCATAATGTCTTTATTCAATATACCCAATGGCATAAGTGATGTCAAGAAAAGTGGACATGAGACAAAGGGGACAGGTGATTTTGTCTCACCTTTCTGGACGGGGGAACCCTCTGCGAGGACAGGCAGGTTTGTTTGTCCTCGTTTAGGAGCTAGCCCAATCACTAAAAAACAACTAGGGACGGACCATAGATTGCGCTTGCAAAAGGTCCGTCCCTTAAATTTTGTGGACAATTAAACCTGTCCCTCTGTCCACGGGTTAGTGCTATTGTTCGTTTTGCACAAACTGCTGAATTACCTTCCAGATATCATCTTTGCCTTCGCCGGTTTTGGCTGAAAACATGATCACCGGCCCCTGGGAGCCCAGGCCCAGGCCTTCCCGCACCTGTTTGACGTGCTTTTGCCTGTTGCCGCGGGAAATCTTATCCGCTTTGGTGGCCACAATAATGGTGGGGATATTGAAGTGAATCAGCCACTGATACATGGCAAGGTCGTCGGCGGTGGGCGGATGGCGCAAATCTACCAGCTGAGCCACCACCTGCAGGGTCTCCCTTGTTTGCAGGTAGTTTTCAATTAACAGGCCCCACTGCTTCTTCATTTCATGGGACACGCGGGCAAAACCATAGCCCGGCAAATCAGCAAAGTAGAAGGCTTCATTGATGAGGAAAAAGTTAATCAGCCGTGTTTTCCCTGGGTTGCCGCTGGTCAAAGCCAGCTTTTTGCGGTTTACCAGAGAATTTAACAGCGTAGATTTACCCACATTGGAGCGGCCCACAAAGGCCACCTCCGGCAGCATATCGGTGGGAAACTGCTCGGCCCCTGCCGCACTGATGATAAATTCGGCTGACTTAATCTTCATCTTTTGCTTCCGCCAAGGCGTGCTCCAGCACCTGGTCCATATGCTCCACCAGGACAAACTCCAGTTTGCGGCGCACGTTATCGGGTATTTCCGAAATGTCTTTTTTGTTTTCCGCCGGTAGCAGAATGGTTTTAATGCCGGCCCGATGGGCAGCCAGAACCTTTTCCTTCACACCGCCGATGGGCAGTACACGCCCGCGCAGGGTAATCTCTCCGGTCATGGCCACTGTCCGGCAGGATGGGCGTTGTGTCAGTGCGGAAATCAGTGCCGTAGCCATGGTGATGCCGGCGGAAGGCCCGTCTTTGGGAATGGCGCCTTCGGGAATATGAACATGGATATCATATTTTTCATGGAAATCTTCCTCAATGCCCAGCTCATTGGCCCGGGTCCGAATATAGGACAGGCCGGCCTGAGCAGACTCCCGCATCACATCGCCAAGCTTACCGGTGAGCATGAGCTTGCCTTTGCCTTTCATCAGCGTCACTTCAATCACCAGGGTATCGCCGCCCACTTCGGTCCAGGCCAGGCCCGTGGCAATGCCCACCTCATCTTCTTTTTCCGCCATGCCGAACCGGTAGCGCGGAATGCCAAGATACTTATCCAGGTTCTGCACAGTGATGGCAGCGCGTTTTTTCTCATCCCGCACCACCTCTTTTGCCGTCTTGCGGCAAATGGAGGCCAACTGCCTTTCCAGGTTACGTACCCCTGCTTCCCGGGTGTACTGCCGGATAATTTTGCGCAGCGTTTTCTCCGACACGGTAAGGTTTTTCTTAGTCAAACCGTGCTCTTTAATCTGCTTGGGCAGTAGATACCGCTCCGCAATCTTAACCTTCTCTTCTTCGGTATAGCCGGGGATGTAGATTGTTTCCATGCGGTCCAAAAGCGGCTGAGGAATATTATAAAGAGTATTGGCAGTGGTCAGAAACATCACATTGGACAAATCAAAGGGGATTT from Dethiobacter alkaliphilus AHT 1 includes the following:
- a CDS encoding valine--tRNA ligase produces the protein MPDKNLAPVYDPANVEDRLYQKWLDNNNFQAPGDPDKEPFTIVIPPPNVTGTLHMGHALDNTIQDILIRRKRMQDFDTLWLPGTDHAGIATQIKVEEHLAADGVSRYDLGREAFLDKVWDWKEEYHARIIRQLQKLGVSCDWSRERFTMDEGCSHAVREVFVTLYERGLIYRGDYIINWCPRCLTALSDIEVEHEDQEGALTFIRYPLTDSDEHLVVATTRPETMLGDTAVAVHPQDSRYQHLIGKTVMLPLMNRPIPVIADDYVDPEFGSGAVKITPAHDPNDFAMAERHNIPSVVVIGNDGTMTEEAGKYSGLDRYEARKQVVADLKEAGVLLKAEDHTHAVGHCQRCSTVIEPLLSKQWFVRMKPLAKPAIERVKNGDIRFVPERFTKVYLNWVENIRDWCISRQIWWGHRIPAWYCDCGETIVSREEPQSCKQCGSSSLVQDDDVLDTWFSSALWPFSTLGWPDETKDLKHFYPTDVLVTGYDIIYFWVARMIFMGLEFMEEIPFHTVYIHGLVRDAQGRKMSKSLGNGVDPLQIIDEYGADTLRFTLITGQGPGNDQRFRQESVENSRNFANKIWNASRFVLMNLDDFTVDQVDLSSGLTDADRWILHRYNKTVREVNRLMDAYELGEAARTIYEFLWSDFCDWYIEMAKIPLYNAESEAEKNAVRSVLTYVLDRTLRLLHPFMPFITEEIWQKLPHEGETIVLALFPEYDDSLDFARAHANMDVVMEVTRTVRYLRSEVQLPPAKKAKVILHTGSDAAAAALKDGTSMLQKLASLDEVEIVSTLAEKPKQALTAVVGDTDIYLPLVGLVDLEQELARLKKELKKLDAELKRSAGKLSNQGFLAKAPEEVVAEERAKAEDYQLKRDKVAERIRSLE
- the yihA gene encoding ribosome biogenesis GTP-binding protein YihA/YsxC, with amino-acid sequence MKIKSAEFIISAAGAEQFPTDMLPEVAFVGRSNVGKSTLLNSLVNRKKLALTSGNPGKTRLINFFLINEAFYFADLPGYGFARVSHEMKKQWGLLIENYLQTRETLQVVAQLVDLRHPPTADDLAMYQWLIHFNIPTIIVATKADKISRGNRQKHVKQVREGLGLGSQGPVIMFSAKTGEGKDDIWKVIQQFVQNEQ